The following is a genomic window from Mycolicibacterium sp. TY81.
CGCGCCAGCGCACATCCTGCGGATGCACCCCGTCCTCATCGCTGGCCGCCACGTTGTTGTCGGCGCCCAGGAGGTGCTTGAGGAAGTACTCGTTGCCTTTCGCCGACGAGCCCAGCAGGTTCGACCGCCACACCGTCAGGCAGCGCGGGAAATTCTCCGGAGCATCCGGGTCCTCGCAGGCGAACTGCAGGTGCCCGGACTTCAGGCCGTCCAGCACATGCTGTGCCGCGTCCTTGCCCTGACGTTCGGCTTCGTCGGCCAGATCCAGCGGATTACGGTTGAACGTCGGGTAACTCGGCATCCAGCCCAGCCGGCTCGCGAGAGCGATGTTGTCCGCCGCGGTGCGGCCCGCCAGCGTGCCGGTGGCGAGCGGTGAGGTCATCGGCTCGGTGGTGAACCTGTCGTAGCGCCACTGGTCGGTGGCCAGGTACCAGAACACGGTCCCCTGCATCTGGCGCGGTGCGCGCTGCCAGTCCAGCCCGAACGCCAGTGTCCCCCAGCCTGTTACCGGACGACACTTCTCCTGGCCGACGTAGTGTGCCCAGCCGCCGCCGTTGACGCCCTGACAGCCGGTGAGCATCACAAGAGACAGGAACGAGCGGTAGATCTGATCCGAATGGAACCAGTGATTCGTGCCGGCACCCATGAGGATCATCGAGCGGCCTTTGGAACGCTCTGCGTTGTCGGCGAATTCGCGCGCGATACGCTCCGCGGCCTGCGCCGGCACGCCGGTGATGGCCTGCTGCCACGCCGGGGTGTACGGCTCGGTGGCGTCGTCGTAGCCGGTGGGCCAGGTACCCGGCAGACCGTCACGGGCCACGCCGTACTGGGCCAGCATGAGGTCGAAGACCGTGGTGACACGTTGTCCCGCAACGATTCTGGTGGGGACCCCGCGTTCCAGGACGCCGGGCTGGTCGGTATCGAACCGAGGGAGTGCAACGGTAGCGACATCATTGGCGCCACCGTGCAGCGTGAGGAGGGGGTCGACCCCCTGCAGGTCCAGGTTCCATTTTCCTTCACCGGAGGCGGTGAAGCGATGGCCCAGGGACCCGTTCGGCACCACCGGGGCGCCGTCGGCGTCGAGCAGTACCGGCTTGGAGACCGCGGCTTCCGTGTCCGCGTGTTCGCCGCCGAGATCCGCTGCGGTGATGAACTTTCCGGGCACCAACCGGCCGTCGCGCTCGGTCAGCGCGACCAGGAACGGCAGGTCGGTGTACTTCTTGACGTAGTCGGTGAAGTACGGGGTGTTCTTCTCGACGAAGAACTCCTTGAGGATGACGTGGCCCATCGACATCGCGAGCGCGGCGTCGGTGCCCGGGTGGGCCGGCAGCCATTCGTCGGCGAACTTGGTGTTGTCGGCGTAATCCGGCGACACCACAACGACTTTCTGGCCGCGGTAGCGCGCCTCGGTCATGTAGTGCGCGTCGGGCGTGCGCGTGACGGGGACGTTCGAGCCCCACATGATGAGATAGCCGGCGTCGAACCAGTCGGCGGATTCGGGGACATCGGTCTGGTCACCGAACACCTGCGGCGATGCCACCGGCAGGTCGGCGTACCAGTCGTAGAACGACAGCATCGACCCGCCCATGAGCGAAATGAACCGTGCCCCAACGGCATGACTCACCATCGACATGGCGGGGATCGGTGAGAAGCCCGCGACACGGTCCGGGCCGTAGGTCTTGACGGTATAGACGTGGGCGGCCGCGGCGATCTCGGCGGCCTCCCACCACTCGGCGCGGACGAAGCCGCCGCGGCCGCGCGCCGACTTGTAGGCCTTGGCCTTCACCGGGTCCTCGACGACGTCGGCCCAGGCCAGCACCGGGTCCTGCAGCCGTTCCTTGGCTTCGCGGTAGTAGTCGAGCAGGAGACCACGGACGTACGGATAGCGCACGCGCGCAGGCGAATACGTGTACCAGGAGAACGACGCGCCACGAGGGCAGCCGCGCGGCTCGTATTCGGGCTTGTCTGCGCCGATCGACGGATAGTCGGTTTGTTGCGACTCCCAGGTGATCACGCCGTCCTTGACGTAGATCTTCCATGAGCACGAACCGGTGCAGTTGACGCCATGCGTGGAGCGCACCACCTTGTCGTGGGCCCAGCGGTCGCGATAGAAGTCGTCCGCCGAGCGCCCGCCGACCTTGTGGATCGTGCGCTGGTCTCCGGAGATCTCCCCGCGGTGAAAGTACTTGGACAGTCGCAACAATGCATCGCCGGACGTCGCCGGGCTTCCTGCCAACTCGGCCACAAAGCCCTCCTTTCGAGCCGTCGAAACATGAGGCTAGAACCGGCCGAACGACTGTCAAAAGAACGCACAGAACCCCTCTGAGCCTGTGCGACCGCGTTAACAGGGCTGTCATGTCCTGAAACAGACGCGATTTCGGCATCACGGTTTCTACCTGCGAAGATTCGCCCGTCAGGGCTGGAGCGCAGCAGCGAGTGTGCGTTGCCCGTCACATTGCCGCGGCGGTGCGCCCCGGATTTCTTATCAGCGCGGTAACAAACCGCAGGCGGTGCTCGGAACGGCAAATCCGCTTCCAAGGCCGACCACTGCGCGCGATTCAGCCGCCTACAAAATCGACGTACACCACGCCTTCGGACGGGCTCTGGCCATCACCGCCGGGCGAGGCAACCATCATCACCGGCCTACTCGGTGAGGTCCTCGCCGAATACACCGACCCGCACCCGGCCTACGCCGGCAACCGTCGGCCGCTCTCGCCGGTGTCCTGAGACCTCACCACAAAAATGCGAAAACCCACCGTTGCGGTTCGAACATATGTTCGATATAGTGTGTTATGGGAATCGCACCGGATCTCACCACCAGCCTCGACACCCTCCGCGGCGTGCAGGTCCCCGACGACGTATCCGCGGGCGACGTGTTGGAGGCGCTGCCGTACGTGGTGAAGCTGCGCAATGTGATCGATCATCTGGCGGCGATGCTGACCGGGGTGCTGGACCGCTGTGGGGTGGCGTCATCGCAGGGGCGGTCGCCGCGGGAGGTGTTGATGGCGTTGGGATGTGCCCCGTCGGTGGCACAGCGGCTGGTCCGGGTATCGGGAGCCTTGCCGGCATTGCCCACGCTCGCGGCGCACGCCGCCGACGGTGCGATCTCGGGGGAGCATGTCGATGCGATCGTCAAAGGCATCAACCACATCCAAGCCCGCGCACCCGGTGAGGTAGACGAAGCCGCCCGCTTCGCGCAGGTGACCGATCTGCTGGGACAGTTCTTCTCCGGCGCCACCCCCGCCGACATCGACAAACGCGCCCGCCGGCTGGGGAACCGGCATGCGGCCGCCGAAGGCGGGCTGCCGGCCGCCGAGGACCGGTCGATCAACACCGCCGACCACCGCATCACCAGCGACGGCCGGGTGCAGATCCGCGCAGACCTGGACGCCGAAGTCGGCGCCAAGTACATCGCGGCGATGGAACAGGGGTCCGCGCCGCGGCCCGAACCCGACGGCAGCCCCGACACCCGCACGGCGGGCAGGCGGCGGGCCGACGCGCTGGAAACGGTGCTGGACATCGCCGCCCGCGGCGGCCACACCGCGTCCGCGCCGCGCACCCAGCTACTGGTGACGGTGCCCGCCGACACGCCAGACCTGGCCACGCTGGAATTCATCGGGTCGATCAGCACCATGACCCTGGAACGACTCACCTGCGACACCACCGTCACCACGATCATCGTCGACGGCGAACACGTACCCCTCGATATGGGGCGCGAGAAACGCCTGTTCCCGCCGCACCTGCGCAAAGCGCTGTATCTGCGCGATCAGTGCTGCATCAAATGCGGCGCCCCACCCGGACGCACCCACGCCCACCACATCATCCACTGGACCCACCACGGTGAGACATCACTAGCCAACGGCTGCCTGCTGTGCCCAGCCTGCCACGCCAACGTCCACCACGACGGCTGGGACGTCGTCATGGGCCTGGACAAACACCCCTGGCTCATCCCACCAGAGACCGTCGACCCACACCGAAAACCCATCCCCGCCCACAACCGCCGCACCATGCACCTCGACCACGCCGCATAACACCTAAAGCATTGCGTACCTTG
Proteins encoded in this region:
- a CDS encoding HNH endonuclease signature motif containing protein, producing MGIAPDLTTSLDTLRGVQVPDDVSAGDVLEALPYVVKLRNVIDHLAAMLTGVLDRCGVASSQGRSPREVLMALGCAPSVAQRLVRVSGALPALPTLAAHAADGAISGEHVDAIVKGINHIQARAPGEVDEAARFAQVTDLLGQFFSGATPADIDKRARRLGNRHAAAEGGLPAAEDRSINTADHRITSDGRVQIRADLDAEVGAKYIAAMEQGSAPRPEPDGSPDTRTAGRRRADALETVLDIAARGGHTASAPRTQLLVTVPADTPDLATLEFIGSISTMTLERLTCDTTVTTIIVDGEHVPLDMGREKRLFPPHLRKALYLRDQCCIKCGAPPGRTHAHHIIHWTHHGETSLANGCLLCPACHANVHHDGWDVVMGLDKHPWLIPPETVDPHRKPIPAHNRRTMHLDHAA
- a CDS encoding nitrate reductase subunit alpha, with the protein product MAELAGSPATSGDALLRLSKYFHRGEISGDQRTIHKVGGRSADDFYRDRWAHDKVVRSTHGVNCTGSCSWKIYVKDGVITWESQQTDYPSIGADKPEYEPRGCPRGASFSWYTYSPARVRYPYVRGLLLDYYREAKERLQDPVLAWADVVEDPVKAKAYKSARGRGGFVRAEWWEAAEIAAAAHVYTVKTYGPDRVAGFSPIPAMSMVSHAVGARFISLMGGSMLSFYDWYADLPVASPQVFGDQTDVPESADWFDAGYLIMWGSNVPVTRTPDAHYMTEARYRGQKVVVVSPDYADNTKFADEWLPAHPGTDAALAMSMGHVILKEFFVEKNTPYFTDYVKKYTDLPFLVALTERDGRLVPGKFITAADLGGEHADTEAAVSKPVLLDADGAPVVPNGSLGHRFTASGEGKWNLDLQGVDPLLTLHGGANDVATVALPRFDTDQPGVLERGVPTRIVAGQRVTTVFDLMLAQYGVARDGLPGTWPTGYDDATEPYTPAWQQAITGVPAQAAERIAREFADNAERSKGRSMILMGAGTNHWFHSDQIYRSFLSLVMLTGCQGVNGGGWAHYVGQEKCRPVTGWGTLAFGLDWQRAPRQMQGTVFWYLATDQWRYDRFTTEPMTSPLATGTLAGRTAADNIALASRLGWMPSYPTFNRNPLDLADEAERQGKDAAQHVLDGLKSGHLQFACEDPDAPENFPRCLTVWRSNLLGSSAKGNEYFLKHLLGADNNVAASDEDGVHPQDVRWRDEAPAGKLDLLLSLDFRNTSTTLYSDIVLPAATWYEKHDLSSTDMHPFVHAFSPAISPPWETKTDFDAFHRIARGFSWLAEKHLGKRKDIVAMPLAHDSSDATAQPGGKVLDWKAGECEPIPGKTMPRLVTVERDYPALADKMAALGPLVETLGLTVKGVTTHPDAEVEYLAGVNGVSDRGVAAGRPSLAKDTHAAEAILALSGTTNGRLAVEGFEALQRRTGTELVDLAAENEGKRITFADTQSRPMPVNTSPEWSGSETGGRRYSPFTINTERLKPWHTLTGRQHFYLDHDWMDEMGEQLPTFRPPLDMTALFDEPAVGDTSGGITVRYLTPHSKWSIHSAYQDNLYMLTLSRGGQAIWMSDVDAAKIGVKDNDWIECTNRNGVVNARAIVSHRMPEGLVFMYHAQDKAVDVPRTEKTGKRGGIHNALTRIMIKPTHLIGGYAQQSFALNYHGPTGNQRDEVTTIRRRSQEVEY